The following proteins come from a genomic window of Neptunomonas concharum:
- a CDS encoding YecA family protein, with protein MHPTLDYKPLTDEELDLLEAFIFSEAVSEDSLDLIGIHGFLCALNISPVSVDTTEWLELLFDGEPNWQSSEQATLITNLLLRWKDAICSDLYNDRELGMPCELTLITDNEESELEIWAQAFMEGVFMREDEWFGEGSDKEEAIAELMLPIMVASNLFEEKEFTEIRKNRVISEQMANEIPEILVDLYLLFHAPAN; from the coding sequence ATGCACCCAACTTTAGATTACAAACCTTTAACTGATGAAGAGCTTGACCTGCTAGAAGCGTTTATTTTTTCTGAAGCAGTGTCCGAAGACTCTCTTGATCTGATTGGAATTCACGGTTTCCTGTGTGCGCTTAACATCAGCCCTGTGAGTGTTGACACTACAGAATGGCTTGAGTTGCTATTTGATGGCGAACCTAATTGGCAATCCTCTGAGCAAGCAACGCTTATCACCAACCTACTCCTACGCTGGAAAGATGCGATTTGCAGCGATCTCTACAATGATCGCGAGTTAGGTATGCCTTGCGAGCTGACCCTGATTACAGATAATGAAGAGTCCGAGCTGGAAATCTGGGCCCAAGCCTTTATGGAAGGCGTTTTCATGCGTGAGGATGAATGGTTTGGAGAAGGCTCTGACAAAGAGGAAGCAATTGCCGAGCTAATGCTACCGATCATGGTGGCGTCTAACCTCTTTGAAGAGAAAGAGTTTACTGAGATTCGCAAAAATCGCGTGATCTCTGAGCAAATGGCCAATGAAATACCAGAAATTCTGGTAGATCTGTATCTGCTCTTCCACGCCCCAGCCAACTAA
- the recQ gene encoding DNA helicase RecQ, translating to MTDKALHVLKEVFGYDRFRTPQDLVINNLVEAKDVLVVMPTGGGKSLCYQLPALLRNGTAIVVSPLIALMQDQVAGLSQLGIRAACLNSSLDFVIQTEVEQAFIRGQLDLLYVAPERLLQPKTLSLLQQGTIALFAIDEAHCVSQWGHDFRPEYLNLPKLMAEFPHVPRIALTATADGRTRDEIVSRLYLREAQVFIQGFDRPNIRYRIGQKNRAREQLLAFLNQEHQGNSGIVYCLSRKRVEETAAWLQEKGLNALPYHAGLPPQLRQHHQHRFLTEDPIIMVATIAFGMGIDKPNVRFVAHLDLPKSIEAYYQETGRAGRDGQPADAWMVYGLQDVIFLRQMLEGSQAEEQFKQIERQKLEAVLGLCEITSCRRQMLLAYFGETDHKPCGNCDTCLEPVPQWDGTEAARKALSAVYRTGQRFGVNHIIDVLLGSVTDKVKDAGHQRVSTWGIGKELNRNQWRSVFRQLVARGLLEVDSEGFGVLHLSEKCRPILKGAESIMLREDKREKQAGYRKERAPQQKLDADDHKLWERLKVLRKRLADDQDVPPYVIFHDATLMEMVMYRPATSDQLHKISGVGERKLALYGDDFLEVIRETSTDDRSPDLQAQESVTLFKAGMSVAQVASMQRLSEKVIYGHLAKGIAKGELSVEEVVELPEAELRHIQQVILDCQQRFGQALRPVHEALAGVYDMGLLACVRQGLEQQ from the coding sequence ATGACAGATAAAGCCCTTCACGTACTTAAAGAAGTCTTCGGATACGACCGCTTCCGCACGCCTCAAGATCTAGTTATTAACAACCTTGTAGAAGCAAAGGATGTGTTGGTTGTTATGCCGACTGGCGGAGGAAAGTCACTGTGTTACCAGTTGCCGGCCCTGCTAAGGAATGGCACGGCAATCGTTGTTTCCCCATTGATTGCACTCATGCAAGATCAAGTCGCAGGCTTATCGCAATTGGGGATTCGGGCGGCTTGCCTAAATTCAAGTTTGGACTTTGTTATTCAGACAGAAGTTGAGCAAGCGTTTATACGGGGGCAGTTGGATCTTCTCTATGTGGCTCCCGAGCGTCTCTTGCAACCTAAAACATTATCCTTGTTGCAACAGGGAACGATTGCGTTATTTGCCATTGATGAAGCTCACTGTGTTTCTCAATGGGGGCATGATTTTCGCCCTGAGTATCTAAACCTTCCTAAACTGATGGCAGAATTCCCCCATGTGCCTCGTATTGCGCTGACTGCAACGGCTGATGGGCGTACCCGTGATGAGATTGTCTCTAGGTTGTATCTGCGTGAGGCTCAGGTCTTTATTCAAGGGTTTGATCGCCCCAATATCCGTTATCGCATAGGGCAGAAAAATCGTGCAAGGGAGCAGTTGCTGGCTTTTTTAAACCAAGAACACCAAGGTAACTCCGGTATTGTTTACTGTTTGTCACGCAAGCGGGTTGAGGAAACAGCCGCTTGGCTGCAAGAAAAAGGCTTGAATGCATTGCCCTACCATGCGGGGTTGCCACCTCAGTTGCGTCAGCATCACCAGCATCGGTTTCTTACTGAAGACCCCATCATTATGGTTGCAACCATCGCCTTTGGCATGGGAATCGATAAACCTAATGTACGCTTTGTTGCGCATTTGGACTTACCTAAAAGTATCGAGGCGTACTATCAAGAAACGGGCAGAGCGGGGCGTGATGGCCAACCTGCGGATGCTTGGATGGTTTATGGTTTGCAGGATGTAATTTTTTTGCGCCAAATGCTGGAGGGGTCTCAGGCCGAAGAGCAGTTCAAACAGATTGAGCGGCAGAAACTAGAGGCGGTGTTAGGTCTGTGCGAAATCACCAGCTGTCGTCGCCAGATGCTATTAGCGTACTTTGGTGAAACTGATCATAAGCCTTGCGGAAACTGTGACACCTGCCTTGAACCCGTGCCTCAATGGGATGGCACAGAAGCCGCACGTAAAGCATTGTCAGCGGTCTATCGTACTGGGCAGCGCTTTGGTGTTAATCATATTATTGATGTTTTGCTGGGGAGTGTCACCGATAAAGTCAAAGATGCTGGCCATCAAAGAGTATCAACATGGGGTATTGGCAAAGAGCTGAATAGAAATCAGTGGCGCTCGGTGTTTCGGCAATTGGTTGCTCGTGGACTTCTAGAAGTTGATAGCGAAGGCTTTGGAGTTTTGCACTTAAGTGAAAAGTGTCGGCCTATATTAAAGGGTGCTGAAAGTATCATGCTTCGCGAAGATAAGCGTGAGAAGCAAGCCGGTTACAGAAAAGAGCGCGCCCCTCAACAAAAATTGGATGCTGACGATCACAAACTCTGGGAGCGCTTAAAAGTACTGCGTAAGCGCTTAGCGGATGATCAGGATGTGCCCCCGTATGTGATTTTCCATGATGCTACCTTGATGGAAATGGTGATGTATCGTCCTGCAACGTCAGATCAGCTGCATAAAATTAGTGGTGTCGGGGAGCGCAAATTAGCGCTCTATGGGGACGATTTTTTAGAAGTTATTCGAGAAACCTCTACAGACGATCGTTCGCCTGATCTTCAAGCGCAAGAGTCAGTAACCTTGTTTAAGGCGGGTATGAGTGTTGCTCAAGTTGCGAGTATGCAACGTTTGTCTGAGAAGGTTATTTATGGGCATCTAGCAAAAGGTATTGCTAAAGGTGAGTTAAGCGTGGAAGAGGTCGTTGAGCTACCTGAGGCAGAACTGAGGCACATTCAACAAGTGATTCTGGATTGTCAGCAACGTTTTGGTCAGGCATTGCGCCCTGTGCATGAAGCGCTGGCCGGTGTTTATGATATGGGTTTGTTGGCCTGTGTTCGCCAGGGGTTGGAGCAACAATGA